In Janibacter cremeus, a genomic segment contains:
- the pdxH gene encoding pyridoxamine 5'-phosphate oxidase produces the protein MSASPDGIIPRTPPSPDHVDYPGEGLAEEEVPAAPFALVTTWIDAARARQAGRGDVPEPLSIAVATVDSHGRPDVRTVLMRFLDPTGPGFVTNLDSTKSRQLQTAPVLAATLTWPSMFRAIRFRGRAEQVGESEIDAYFAERPRGSQLSAWVSHQSAPIEGRESLERAWAEVEARFEGQEVPRPQFWGGWRIVCDELEAWAGRSNRLHDRFRWTRVGDGGLDDASAWRVERLQP, from the coding sequence ATGAGCGCTTCCCCCGACGGGATCATCCCGCGCACCCCGCCGAGCCCGGACCACGTCGACTACCCCGGCGAGGGCCTGGCCGAGGAAGAGGTGCCGGCTGCTCCCTTCGCCCTGGTGACGACGTGGATCGACGCCGCCCGCGCGCGGCAGGCAGGCCGCGGTGACGTCCCCGAGCCGCTGTCCATCGCGGTGGCGACGGTCGACTCGCACGGCCGGCCGGACGTGCGCACGGTGCTCATGCGCTTCCTCGACCCGACCGGTCCCGGCTTCGTCACCAACCTCGACTCGACGAAGTCCCGCCAGCTGCAGACCGCGCCGGTCCTCGCCGCGACGCTGACCTGGCCGTCGATGTTTCGGGCGATCCGCTTCCGTGGGCGGGCCGAGCAGGTCGGCGAGAGCGAGATCGACGCCTACTTCGCCGAGCGTCCGCGCGGCTCCCAGCTCAGCGCGTGGGTCTCGCACCAGTCCGCGCCGATCGAGGGCCGGGAGTCGCTCGAGCGGGCGTGGGCCGAGGTCGAGGCACGTTTCGAGGGCCAGGAGGTGCCACGGCCGCAGTTCTGGGGCGGCTGGCGGATCGTCTGTGACGAGCTCGAGGCGTGGGCGGGCCGCAGCAACCGCCTGCACGACCGCTTCCGCTGGACGCGCGTGGGTGACGGTGGCCTCGACGACGCGAGCGCCTGGCGGGTCGAGCGCCTGCAACCCTGA
- a CDS encoding acyltransferase family protein — MSLTRITGGLTTSAGTQRLAALDGYRGLFVVLVLLYHFGVTALVGGWVGINHFFAFSGYLITRLLISEFAKNGTIDVLRFYRRRAERLLPALLVTCSAILVSGLFAGSANRHRDAGDVLATLGFVQNWRLVSLEDTYFEQVGNPSPLRHAWTLGVEEQFYLLVPALVALLFLLFRRSRTGRLVVVAALALASAWWSAHLAGSGVDFSRLYYGTDTRAQALLVGAGMAVLLGRDHRGRLGRRPSLPVTQAVGLLGFVISLSAFFIVGPRSEWLFTSGGMLLFAIGAGMMGMTATDPRPMLINRIAGWPPAVLLGQMTYGLYLYHWPIHLWLGPVLEGLPLAVSVVVQLAVTVGVAFVSFRWLEVPVLQHGFGVLLPAGLRRRPAGRRVRARRRAGTPVWAVPVAATAVVAVLAGFTFTRPVSTADLDVPPLLASDGEFTRADPPVDIALLGDSVGVSLAKGWRGEDYPGVALSNQARIGCDLIDAPLIANGEPMPQFDGCDEWRDDWPGQVEEAGSTSLLVLPGVQFIGEHEVDGELVESRSPQAARLIKRTLTDIEQQAKGAGVTHVQIATMPCRQVDPNKLDPALRQFAGPISDPANIAWVNETVTAWAKGEGEGADPTEGVERELLDLHGALCSEGYTEEVNDIPLYKDTVHFSPAGAATVWTWLTPRVVRASHPTHAG, encoded by the coding sequence ATGAGCCTGACCCGCATCACCGGGGGGCTGACCACCTCGGCCGGTACGCAGCGGCTCGCGGCCCTGGACGGGTACCGCGGACTGTTCGTCGTCCTCGTGCTGCTCTACCACTTCGGGGTCACGGCGCTCGTCGGCGGCTGGGTCGGCATCAACCACTTCTTCGCCTTCTCCGGGTACCTGATCACGCGGCTGCTCATCTCCGAGTTCGCCAAGAACGGCACCATCGACGTCCTGCGCTTCTACCGACGGCGGGCCGAGCGCCTGCTGCCCGCGCTGCTCGTGACCTGCTCGGCGATCCTCGTCTCCGGCCTCTTCGCGGGGTCCGCCAACCGGCACCGCGACGCGGGCGACGTGCTCGCCACCCTGGGCTTCGTGCAGAACTGGCGCCTGGTCAGCCTGGAGGACACGTACTTCGAGCAGGTCGGCAACCCCTCGCCGCTGCGCCACGCGTGGACCCTCGGCGTGGAGGAGCAGTTCTACCTGCTCGTCCCGGCGCTCGTGGCGCTGCTCTTCCTTCTCTTCCGACGCAGTCGCACCGGTCGTCTCGTCGTCGTCGCCGCGCTCGCCCTGGCCTCCGCCTGGTGGAGCGCCCATCTCGCCGGCTCCGGGGTCGACTTCTCCCGCCTCTACTACGGCACCGATACGCGCGCGCAGGCCCTCCTCGTCGGCGCGGGGATGGCCGTTCTCCTGGGGCGGGACCATCGCGGACGACTGGGGCGGCGCCCTTCGCTCCCCGTGACGCAGGCGGTCGGCCTGCTCGGGTTCGTCATCTCCCTGTCCGCCTTCTTCATCGTGGGCCCGCGCAGCGAGTGGCTCTTCACCAGCGGCGGGATGCTCCTCTTCGCGATCGGCGCCGGGATGATGGGGATGACTGCTACCGACCCGCGCCCGATGCTGATCAACCGCATCGCCGGATGGCCACCGGCCGTGCTGCTGGGCCAGATGACCTACGGCCTCTACCTCTACCACTGGCCGATCCATCTCTGGCTGGGTCCGGTCCTGGAGGGGCTGCCCCTGGCCGTCTCGGTGGTCGTCCAGCTCGCGGTGACGGTCGGTGTCGCGTTCGTCTCCTTCAGGTGGCTCGAGGTGCCGGTGCTCCAGCACGGCTTCGGGGTGCTCCTGCCCGCCGGTCTACGCCGGCGCCCGGCTGGTCGTCGGGTGCGAGCCCGTCGCCGTGCCGGCACGCCCGTGTGGGCGGTCCCGGTGGCTGCGACCGCCGTGGTGGCAGTGCTCGCTGGGTTCACCTTCACTCGGCCGGTCAGCACGGCCGACCTCGACGTGCCGCCGCTGCTTGCCTCCGACGGCGAGTTCACGCGGGCCGACCCGCCGGTCGACATCGCCCTGCTCGGCGACTCCGTGGGGGTCTCCCTGGCCAAGGGCTGGCGAGGCGAGGACTATCCCGGCGTGGCCCTGAGCAACCAGGCCCGGATCGGCTGCGACCTCATCGACGCCCCGCTCATCGCGAACGGTGAGCCGATGCCGCAGTTCGATGGCTGCGACGAGTGGCGCGACGACTGGCCCGGGCAGGTCGAGGAAGCCGGCTCCACGAGCCTCCTGGTGCTCCCCGGCGTCCAGTTCATCGGCGAGCACGAGGTCGACGGCGAACTCGTCGAGTCGCGCAGCCCGCAGGCTGCCCGGCTGATCAAGCGCACCCTCACCGACATCGAGCAGCAGGCGAAGGGGGCCGGTGTCACCCACGTGCAGATCGCCACGATGCCCTGTCGGCAGGTCGACCCCAACAAGCTCGACCCCGCCCTGCGGCAGTTCGCCGGTCCGATCTCCGACCCGGCCAACATTGCCTGGGTCAACGAGACCGTCACCGCGTGGGCGAAGGGAGAGGGAGAGGGCGCCGACCCGACCGAGGGCGTCGAGCGCGAGCTCCTCGACCTGCACGGCGCGCTGTGCTCCGAGGGCTACACCGAGGAAGTCAACGACATCCCGCTGTACAAGGACACGGTGCACTTCTCACCGGCCGGTGCCGCGACGGTGTGGACGTGGCTGACGCCCAGAGTGGTCCGGGCGTCCCACCCCACCCACGCCGGCTGA
- a CDS encoding acyltransferase family protein translates to MARSRLGYSPALDGVRGLFMLCFMAYHFGVDQLAGMWVCINLFFVLSAFLITRILVEEKVSRGDIDAIAFYKRRARRLLPALFLVLGFIVTYAFLWADETVRRTIGGDVLATLGYVMNWRLIAEGDQYFGTQGGASPLRHAWTLAIEEQFYVLVPFVILALMVLARSRRLITLVLLLGAVVSAVWTAVLGFHDASDFPRVYYGTDARAQALFIGAALGVWLAPGANGRVPTFSRPVVTGAGIVGVVSSVGSFLLVGPYSGWMFNAGGMFFFALGSALLVIACVDARPSWVHTVFGWRPLAHAGRMSYGLYLWHWPIWLAFGNGRLSDSAVVNFAVCAVLTVGVAHLSYTYVERPIIAKGVRGLFPSVRSTSGATAAVVTPIVVLAGTGFAVAQSAPETAGSPPVAAAPAGPPPTVVEGQAEYAPKDPARVGVYGDSVPFYLADRFPAGAFPGVTVHNYAKEGCDLLAEPMSWAPGFQMGNQPECVALKEEWPQQFEQSDDDVLLVFASPLLAVPHVVDGERLWLDDDDYLQLITDRLDTVHDEAMAAGAEQVQLVNVPCRKPVKESIPEEFRVVFDSSPKIVQEYKEPVMINTLVEDWAAGYDDVELIDLHRALCSQGYQEEIDGIEVFNDYLHFSPEATPMIWNFLLGRVSENYQQAGS, encoded by the coding sequence GTGGCACGCTCACGCCTTGGATACAGCCCGGCGCTGGACGGCGTCCGTGGCCTCTTCATGCTCTGCTTCATGGCCTACCACTTCGGAGTGGACCAGCTCGCGGGCATGTGGGTGTGCATCAACCTCTTCTTCGTCCTGTCCGCCTTCCTCATCACCCGGATCCTCGTGGAGGAGAAGGTCAGCCGCGGCGACATCGACGCGATCGCCTTCTACAAGCGCCGCGCCCGCCGACTGCTGCCGGCGCTCTTCCTCGTCCTCGGTTTCATCGTCACCTACGCCTTCCTCTGGGCCGACGAGACCGTGCGCCGCACCATCGGCGGCGACGTGCTGGCGACGCTCGGCTACGTCATGAACTGGCGCCTCATCGCCGAGGGCGACCAGTACTTCGGCACCCAGGGGGGCGCCTCCCCCCTTCGCCATGCCTGGACGCTGGCCATCGAGGAGCAGTTCTACGTCCTCGTCCCCTTCGTCATCCTCGCCCTCATGGTGCTCGCACGCTCGCGCCGCCTGATCACCCTCGTGCTGCTGCTCGGCGCAGTGGTGAGCGCGGTGTGGACCGCGGTGCTCGGCTTCCACGACGCCAGCGACTTCCCGCGCGTCTACTACGGGACCGATGCCCGCGCGCAGGCCCTCTTCATCGGTGCGGCCCTGGGTGTGTGGCTCGCCCCGGGCGCGAACGGCCGCGTCCCCACCTTCTCCCGGCCCGTGGTCACCGGCGCCGGGATCGTCGGCGTGGTCTCCAGCGTCGGTTCCTTCCTCCTCGTCGGGCCGTACTCGGGGTGGATGTTCAACGCCGGCGGCATGTTCTTCTTCGCGCTCGGCTCGGCGCTGCTCGTCATCGCCTGTGTCGACGCGCGCCCCAGCTGGGTGCACACGGTCTTCGGTTGGCGACCGCTGGCCCATGCCGGGCGCATGTCCTACGGGCTGTACCTGTGGCACTGGCCGATCTGGCTGGCCTTCGGCAACGGCCGTCTCAGCGACAGCGCGGTCGTGAACTTCGCGGTGTGTGCAGTGCTGACGGTGGGCGTCGCCCATCTCTCCTACACCTACGTCGAGCGTCCCATCATCGCGAAGGGGGTGCGTGGCCTCTTCCCGTCCGTGCGGTCCACGTCGGGCGCCACCGCGGCCGTCGTGACGCCGATCGTCGTCCTGGCCGGCACCGGCTTCGCCGTCGCGCAGAGCGCACCCGAGACCGCGGGCTCCCCACCGGTCGCCGCCGCGCCGGCCGGCCCGCCACCGACGGTCGTCGAGGGCCAGGCCGAGTACGCGCCGAAGGACCCGGCCCGCGTGGGCGTCTACGGCGACTCCGTCCCCTTCTACCTCGCTGACCGCTTCCCGGCGGGCGCCTTCCCCGGCGTCACCGTGCACAACTACGCCAAGGAAGGCTGCGACCTGCTCGCCGAGCCGATGAGCTGGGCGCCGGGCTTCCAGATGGGCAACCAGCCCGAGTGCGTCGCGCTGAAGGAGGAGTGGCCGCAGCAGTTCGAGCAGTCCGATGACGACGTCCTGCTGGTCTTCGCCTCGCCGCTGCTGGCCGTACCGCACGTCGTCGACGGCGAGCGGCTCTGGCTCGACGACGACGACTACCTCCAGCTGATCACCGACCGGCTCGACACGGTGCACGACGAGGCGATGGCTGCCGGCGCCGAGCAGGTGCAGCTCGTCAACGTCCCCTGCCGCAAGCCGGTCAAGGAGTCGATCCCCGAGGAGTTCCGCGTCGTCTTCGACTCCAGCCCGAAGATCGTGCAGGAGTACAAGGAGCCGGTGATGATCAACACCCTTGTCGAGGACTGGGCCGCGGGGTACGACGACGTCGAGCTGATCGACCTGCACCGGGCGCTGTGCTCGCAGGGCTACCAGGAGGAGATCGACGGCATCGAGGTCTTCAACGACTACCTGCACTTCTCGCCCGAGGCGACCCCGATGATCTGGAACTTCCTCCTCGGCCGGGTCAGCGAGAACTACCAGCAGGCGGGTTCATGA
- a CDS encoding citrate synthase 2 codes for MSDTDVKHGLEGVVAFESRIAEPDKAGGALRYRGVDINDLVGKVSFGRVWGLLVDDSFDPGLPPAEPFPLPVHSGDIRVDVQSALAQLAPLWGFRPLLDVDDTQVRDDLARASVMALSFIGQSAHGQDEPMVPQARVDEGRNIVERFMIRWRGEPDPKHVEAIDAYFTSAAEHGMNASTFTARVIASTGADAAACLSGAVGAMSGPLHGGAPSRAQHMIAGVERTGDATTYVKNALDNKERLMGFGHRVYRAYDPRAAVLRETCKRLGAPRYQVALELEKAAIAELAERYPDRTMETNVDYWAAVLLDFAEVPGDMMTPLFVCARTAGWSAHVLEQKRTGRLIRPSSNYVGAGPRAVADVAGFDQLPTA; via the coding sequence ATGTCCGACACCGATGTCAAGCACGGGCTCGAGGGCGTCGTCGCCTTCGAGTCCCGTATCGCCGAGCCCGACAAGGCCGGTGGCGCCCTGCGTTATCGCGGCGTCGACATCAACGACCTCGTGGGCAAGGTCTCCTTCGGTCGGGTCTGGGGCCTGCTCGTCGACGACTCCTTCGACCCGGGGCTACCGCCCGCCGAGCCCTTCCCCCTGCCGGTGCACAGTGGTGACATCCGCGTCGACGTCCAGTCCGCACTCGCCCAGCTCGCGCCGCTGTGGGGCTTCCGTCCGCTCCTGGACGTCGATGACACGCAGGTGCGCGATGACCTTGCCCGCGCGTCGGTCATGGCGCTGTCCTTCATCGGCCAGTCCGCGCACGGTCAGGACGAGCCGATGGTCCCGCAGGCACGGGTCGACGAGGGCAGGAACATCGTCGAGCGCTTCATGATCCGGTGGCGCGGCGAGCCGGACCCGAAGCACGTCGAGGCGATCGACGCGTACTTCACGTCCGCGGCCGAGCACGGGATGAACGCCTCCACCTTCACCGCACGCGTCATCGCCTCCACCGGCGCCGACGCTGCTGCCTGTCTCTCCGGCGCGGTCGGCGCGATGTCCGGCCCGCTGCACGGCGGCGCCCCTTCACGCGCCCAGCACATGATCGCGGGTGTCGAGCGCACCGGCGACGCCACGACGTATGTCAAGAACGCGCTGGACAACAAGGAGCGCCTGATGGGCTTCGGGCACCGCGTCTACCGCGCCTACGACCCCCGCGCCGCCGTCCTGCGTGAGACCTGCAAGCGTCTGGGCGCGCCCCGCTACCAGGTCGCCCTCGAGCTGGAGAAGGCCGCCATCGCCGAGCTGGCCGAGCGCTACCCGGACCGCACGATGGAGACGAACGTCGACTACTGGGCGGCGGTCCTGCTGGACTTCGCCGAGGTCCCGGGCGACATGATGACCCCGCTCTTCGTCTGCGCCCGCACCGCCGGTTGGTCCGCGCACGTGCTGGAGCAGAAGCGCACCGGTCGCCTCATCCGCCCGAGCAGCAACTACGTGGGAGCCGGCCCGCGTGCGGTCGCAGACGTCGCCGGCTTCGACCAGCTGCCCACCGCCTGA
- a CDS encoding LppX_LprAFG lipoprotein → MRLTPPLLAAALALTIAGCADGGAGPGPTAPQNESTPAAPSTSSVATSKDEATQSGSSADDDSSTTSPQESSSTPTDTGKPFDPEEFTGKLEAAVDETPTVHIDVEVRMGESTNATASGAQDLSRNALDMDVDLGGQQLGYLLVDGQYYLAQPPKWVPVEEDSDNPMVGQTLQQIQILSMRNQLDAFVAGLEKAGIKGKEKVGGIQTTHYTASVDSQRALAELGMEKAPGTAEKILYDVWLDGDDLIRKMSFSANDVSAEVTASEWGQPVDISEPKSSEIAQVPDSGTP, encoded by the coding sequence GTGCGACTGACCCCGCCCCTGCTCGCCGCCGCCCTGGCCCTGACCATCGCCGGGTGCGCGGACGGTGGTGCGGGTCCGGGACCGACCGCGCCGCAGAACGAGTCCACGCCGGCGGCGCCGTCCACGTCGTCGGTGGCCACGTCCAAGGACGAGGCCACGCAGTCCGGCTCATCCGCTGACGACGACTCCTCGACGACCTCCCCCCAGGAGTCGTCATCGACGCCGACCGACACGGGCAAGCCCTTCGACCCGGAGGAGTTCACCGGCAAGCTCGAGGCGGCCGTCGACGAGACGCCGACCGTGCACATCGACGTCGAGGTCCGGATGGGCGAGTCCACGAACGCCACGGCCAGCGGTGCCCAGGACCTGTCGCGCAACGCCCTCGACATGGATGTCGACCTGGGTGGGCAGCAGTTGGGCTACCTGCTGGTCGACGGTCAGTACTATCTCGCGCAGCCGCCCAAGTGGGTGCCGGTCGAGGAGGACTCCGACAACCCCATGGTGGGGCAGACCCTGCAGCAGATCCAGATCCTGAGCATGCGCAACCAGCTCGATGCCTTCGTGGCCGGGCTCGAGAAGGCCGGGATCAAGGGCAAGGAGAAGGTCGGCGGGATCCAGACGACGCACTACACCGCCAGCGTCGACTCGCAGCGGGCCCTGGCCGAGCTCGGCATGGAGAAGGCCCCCGGGACGGCCGAGAAGATCCTCTACGACGTCTGGCTCGATGGCGACGACCTCATCCGCAAGATGTCCTTCTCGGCCAACGACGTCTCCGCGGAGGTGACGGCCAGCGAGTGGGGTCAGCCGGTGGACATCAGCGAGCCGAAGTCCTCCGAGATCGCCCAGGTGCCGGATTCCGGGACGCCCTGA
- the serC gene encoding phosphoserine transaminase: MSDQIRIPIGLLPRDGRFGSGPSKVRLEQVEHLQQIATSVMGTSHRQAPVRSIVASLREGLTQLFGLPDGYEVVLGNGGASAFWDIATVGLVRERSQHLVFGEFSGKFAAAATRAPFLAEPSIRSAEPGSLTHPLAEAGIDAYAWPHNETSTGVMAPVVRPEGADPDALVLVDGTSGAGGLPVDITQTDAYYFAPQKSFASEGGLWFAVLSPAAIARAEELAGTDRWVPAFLSLTSAIDNSRKDQTLNTPAISTLALMDEQVRWMNESGGLGFTTARTADSSARIYDWAAKGAHTTPFVTDPAARSRVVATIDFDEQIDAAAIAATLRRNGVVDVDPYRKLGRNQLRIGTFPAVDPDDVSALLACIDHVAERL; the protein is encoded by the coding sequence GTGAGCGACCAGATCCGCATCCCCATCGGCCTCCTCCCCCGTGACGGACGCTTCGGCTCCGGCCCCTCGAAGGTTCGCCTCGAGCAGGTCGAGCACCTGCAGCAGATCGCCACCAGTGTCATGGGCACCTCCCACCGGCAGGCGCCGGTGCGCTCGATCGTCGCCTCCCTGCGCGAGGGGCTGACGCAGCTCTTCGGCCTCCCTGACGGCTACGAGGTCGTCCTCGGCAACGGGGGGGCGAGCGCGTTCTGGGACATCGCCACCGTCGGGCTCGTCCGCGAGCGTTCCCAGCACCTGGTCTTCGGCGAGTTCTCCGGCAAGTTCGCCGCTGCTGCCACCCGCGCTCCCTTCCTCGCCGAGCCGAGCATCCGCTCGGCCGAGCCCGGGTCGTTGACCCATCCCCTCGCCGAGGCGGGCATCGACGCCTACGCCTGGCCGCACAACGAGACCTCGACCGGAGTCATGGCCCCGGTCGTGCGTCCCGAGGGCGCCGACCCCGACGCGCTGGTGCTCGTCGACGGGACCTCGGGCGCCGGCGGCCTGCCCGTGGACATCACGCAGACCGATGCCTACTACTTCGCCCCGCAGAAGTCCTTCGCCTCCGAGGGTGGGCTGTGGTTCGCCGTGCTCAGCCCGGCGGCGATCGCCCGGGCCGAGGAGCTCGCGGGCACCGACCGGTGGGTCCCGGCCTTCCTGTCCCTGACGAGCGCGATCGACAACTCCCGCAAGGACCAGACCCTCAACACCCCCGCGATCTCCACGCTGGCGCTCATGGACGAGCAGGTGCGCTGGATGAACGAGTCGGGTGGGCTGGGCTTCACCACTGCCCGCACCGCCGACTCCTCGGCCCGCATCTACGACTGGGCGGCGAAGGGGGCGCACACCACCCCCTTCGTCACGGACCCGGCGGCCCGCTCACGGGTGGTCGCCACGATCGACTTCGACGAGCAGATCGACGCGGCCGCCATCGCGGCGACGTTGCGCCGCAACGGGGTCGTCGACGTCGACCCCTACCGCAAGCTGGGACGCAACCAGCTGCGGATCGGGACCTTCCCGGCGGTCGACCCCGATGACGTCTCCGCTCTGCTGGCCTGCATCGACCACGTGGCCGAGCGACTCTGA
- a CDS encoding MFS transporter, whose translation MSPTFASLSVRNYRVYATGGIVSNTGTWMGRTAQDWVVLTMLTDHSATALGIVTGLQFLPMLALAPWAGSVIDRVPKRALLMVSQAMLGLAALVGGVLVVTGTAQLWHFYLIALATGLATAFDNPARQSFVSEMVPMNRLANAVALNSASFNLGRLAGPGVAGLVIAAFGSGPALLLNAASFGAVIFALTLMRTSELSPAPRATGRGGVREGLRYVRGRPDIQLVLLLVFVLGTFGLNFQMTIALMATEVFDRDAQGYGLLGTILAIGSLSAALYSARRNQPRLRVLLISLTGFTIAATAAALAPTYWTFAIALAACGGTALSATTTANAMVQMRCDPSMRGRVMALYMALFVGGKPLGAPIIGVVGDVLGPRWTVGVGAIAVGITLAAVARWMIRHENVRVSYSYSQRPHLRVTRPAPEAQAEVAAR comes from the coding sequence ATGAGCCCGACCTTCGCCTCCCTGTCCGTGCGCAACTACCGCGTCTACGCCACCGGTGGGATCGTCTCCAACACCGGCACCTGGATGGGCCGCACCGCCCAGGACTGGGTCGTGCTCACCATGCTGACCGACCACTCCGCGACGGCACTGGGCATCGTCACCGGCCTGCAGTTCCTGCCGATGCTGGCCCTCGCCCCGTGGGCCGGCTCGGTCATCGACCGCGTGCCCAAGCGGGCGCTGCTCATGGTCAGCCAGGCGATGCTCGGTCTGGCCGCCCTCGTGGGTGGCGTGCTCGTCGTGACCGGCACCGCCCAGCTGTGGCACTTCTACCTCATCGCCCTCGCGACCGGTCTGGCCACCGCCTTCGACAACCCGGCCCGCCAGTCCTTCGTCTCCGAGATGGTTCCGATGAACCGCCTGGCCAACGCCGTCGCGCTCAACAGCGCCTCCTTCAACCTCGGTCGCCTGGCCGGCCCGGGTGTGGCCGGCCTGGTCATCGCCGCCTTCGGGTCCGGCCCGGCGCTGCTGCTGAACGCCGCGTCCTTCGGTGCGGTGATCTTCGCGCTGACCCTCATGCGCACCAGCGAGCTGAGCCCGGCGCCCCGCGCCACCGGTCGTGGTGGCGTCCGGGAGGGGCTGCGCTACGTGCGCGGACGCCCCGACATCCAGCTCGTGCTGCTGCTCGTCTTCGTGCTGGGCACCTTCGGCCTGAACTTCCAGATGACGATCGCCCTGATGGCCACCGAGGTCTTCGACCGCGACGCCCAGGGCTACGGACTGCTCGGCACGATCCTGGCCATCGGCTCACTCAGCGCGGCGCTCTACTCCGCCCGGCGCAACCAGCCCCGCCTGCGGGTGCTGCTGATCTCGCTGACCGGCTTCACGATCGCCGCGACCGCAGCAGCCCTCGCCCCCACCTACTGGACCTTCGCCATCGCCCTCGCCGCATGCGGGGGGACGGCGCTCAGCGCGACGACCACCGCGAACGCGATGGTGCAGATGCGCTGCGACCCGTCGATGCGCGGACGCGTCATGGCGTTGTACATGGCGCTCTTCGTCGGAGGTAAACCGCTGGGCGCCCCGATCATCGGCGTCGTCGGCGACGTCCTCGGCCCGCGCTGGACAGTCGGCGTCGGTGCGATCGCGGTCGGCATCACGCTGGCCGCCGTCGCCCGCTGGATGATCAGGCACGAGAATGTCCGGGTGAGCTACTCCTACAGCCAGCGACCGCACCTGCGGGTCACCCGCCCGGCTCCCGAGGCCCAGGCCGAGGTCGCGGCCCGATGA
- a CDS encoding MarR family winged helix-turn-helix transcriptional regulator, with translation MTQTPTRALTAKKVAALSEDLRLACMRISRRIRFEGADEIAPHQFSVLARLERGALTPRALADIEKVSAPSMTRTVGCLADEGLVERHDDPDDGRRVLVELTATGRASLLQIRRQRGRWMSERVQELTAHEQATLTDAAEILTRIAAR, from the coding sequence TTGACCCAGACCCCCACCCGAGCCCTCACTGCGAAGAAGGTCGCCGCCCTCAGCGAGGACCTGCGGTTGGCGTGCATGCGCATCAGCCGGCGCATCCGCTTCGAGGGCGCCGATGAGATCGCGCCCCACCAGTTCAGTGTGCTGGCCCGCCTCGAGCGTGGAGCGCTGACACCCCGAGCCCTGGCCGACATCGAGAAGGTCTCCGCGCCGAGCATGACCCGCACCGTCGGCTGCCTCGCCGACGAGGGCCTGGTCGAGCGGCACGACGACCCCGACGACGGCCGCCGCGTCCTCGTCGAGCTGACCGCCACGGGCCGCGCTTCCCTCCTTCAGATCCGTCGCCAGCGCGGCCGCTGGATGTCCGAGCGCGTGCAGGAGCTGACCGCGCACGAGCAGGCCACCCTCACCGACGCCGCCGAGATCCTGACGAGGATCGCCGCCCGATGA
- a CDS encoding type IV toxin-antitoxin system AbiEi family antitoxin domain-containing protein, with protein sequence MDARTRALLTANGQICTTSQLGEADVDELTVARLVRRGILVRIRRGLFAAGSVWREATPEQRLGLCTRAVLVDRPGAAASHMSAAVLHGLPAWGGPVARVDVVCSTPRRRLRSGIGLHPWPAGVTPVVVDDRSVMPVSVAIVQLVVEHGVLPGLVCLDRALHEGRVTTDTVAKAGDDLALGPRARRRLELVIEGSDAACESVGETRTRVLLTDLGMDVRSQVDIHDATGFVGRVDFLVGDRVIVEFDGMVKYAGADGRRALQQEKAREDRLRAAGYIVVRLVWADLDNPERVFDLVQRAMRRAA encoded by the coding sequence GTGGACGCACGCACCCGGGCCCTGTTGACCGCCAATGGCCAGATCTGCACGACGAGTCAGCTGGGCGAGGCCGACGTGGACGAGCTCACGGTGGCTCGGCTGGTCCGGAGGGGCATTCTGGTGCGAATACGGCGTGGACTCTTCGCCGCTGGATCGGTCTGGCGCGAGGCCACCCCTGAGCAGCGACTGGGCTTGTGCACCCGGGCCGTGCTCGTGGACCGTCCCGGGGCGGCTGCCTCACACATGAGCGCCGCGGTCCTGCACGGGCTGCCGGCGTGGGGAGGCCCGGTCGCCAGGGTCGACGTCGTGTGCTCGACCCCACGCCGCCGGCTCCGCTCCGGCATCGGCCTCCACCCATGGCCTGCCGGCGTCACTCCTGTCGTGGTCGATGACAGGTCCGTCATGCCCGTGTCCGTCGCGATCGTCCAGTTGGTCGTCGAGCACGGGGTGCTCCCGGGGTTGGTGTGCCTTGATCGCGCGCTGCACGAAGGGCGCGTGACCACCGACACCGTGGCGAAGGCTGGTGACGACCTGGCACTGGGTCCACGGGCCCGACGTCGACTCGAACTCGTCATCGAGGGTTCGGACGCCGCGTGCGAGTCCGTCGGCGAGACCCGCACGCGTGTCCTGCTCACCGATCTCGGGATGGATGTCCGCAGCCAGGTCGACATCCATGACGCGACAGGGTTCGTCGGGCGGGTGGACTTCCTCGTGGGCGATCGGGTGATCGTGGAGTTCGACGGGATGGTGAAGTACGCGGGAGCGGATGGACGGCGGGCGCTGCAGCAGGAGAAGGCGCGCGAGGACCGATTGCGTGCCGCGGGATACATCGTGGTGCGCCTCGTGTGGGCAGACCTCGACAACCCCGAGCGGGTGTTCGACCTCGTCCAGCGAGCGATGCGCCGGGCAGCCTGA